In a genomic window of Gemmatimonas sp.:
- a CDS encoding Ada metal-binding domain-containing protein: MTQPKLYRLVGADGSTVASPTPGTLGGHRKTRVYGRLDCKAARRALGTGRSYEQQRVFFADEATAVTAGYRPCASCLPEAYAQWKARGGK; encoded by the coding sequence ATGACCCAGCCCAAGCTCTATCGCCTCGTCGGTGCCGACGGCAGCACGGTGGCCAGCCCCACCCCCGGTACGCTGGGCGGACACCGGAAGACGCGCGTGTACGGCCGCCTCGACTGCAAGGCGGCGCGGCGGGCGCTTGGCACCGGCCGCAGCTACGAGCAGCAGCGCGTCTTCTTCGCCGACGAGGCCACCGCGGTGACCGCCGGATACCGTCCCTGCGCTTCCTGTTTGCCCGAGGCGTACGCGCAGTGGAAGGCCAGGGGCGGCAAGTAG
- a CDS encoding SDR family NAD(P)-dependent oxidoreductase, with the protein MSPRPLAVVTGATAGIGHVFAQRLAAAGHDLLLVARDHVRLDAVCAALAASHGVAAEPFVADLSVDTDMARLADRLRAEPRLAFLVSNAGFGTRGTLLTADPEKQRQMLRLHVTCTHELVSAALPGMTERAAGTIIVVASVASWSPTAGNVNYNATKAYQRVYCEAAATELEGSGVHIQALCPGFTYTEFHDRLGSGRKGIPGWAWLSAERVVDESLAQARSRGAVVCVPGKRFKLIVFLLKHAMWVPGGLRQRYRRDRLRVE; encoded by the coding sequence ATGTCACCCCGGCCGCTCGCCGTCGTGACCGGCGCCACGGCCGGCATCGGGCACGTCTTCGCGCAGCGACTGGCCGCCGCGGGACACGACCTGCTGCTGGTGGCGCGTGACCACGTGCGCCTCGATGCGGTATGCGCCGCGCTTGCTGCCTCGCACGGCGTGGCGGCGGAGCCCTTCGTGGCCGACCTCTCCGTCGACACCGACATGGCGCGGCTTGCCGACCGCCTGCGCGCGGAGCCGCGGCTGGCCTTTCTCGTGAGCAACGCCGGGTTCGGTACGCGCGGGACGCTGCTCACCGCCGATCCGGAGAAGCAGCGGCAGATGCTGCGCCTGCACGTCACCTGCACGCACGAGCTGGTGAGCGCTGCGTTGCCCGGCATGACCGAGCGCGCCGCCGGCACAATCATCGTGGTGGCCAGTGTCGCCAGCTGGTCGCCCACCGCCGGCAACGTGAACTACAACGCCACCAAGGCGTACCAGCGCGTGTACTGCGAGGCCGCCGCCACGGAACTGGAGGGGAGCGGCGTACACATTCAAGCGTTGTGCCCCGGCTTCACCTACACGGAGTTCCACGACCGGCTGGGGAGTGGGCGCAAGGGGATCCCCGGGTGGGCGTGGTTGTCGGCCGAGCGGGTGGTGGACGAGAGCCTCGCGCAGGCGCGATCCCGCGGCGCCGTAGTGTGTGTGCCGGGTAAGCGGTTCAAGCTCATCGTCTTTCTGCTCAAGCACGCCATGTGGGTGCCGGGGGGACTGCGGCAGCGCTATCGGCGTGACCGTCTCCGCGTGGAATAG
- a CDS encoding zinc-binding dehydrogenase, with product MPIPTAMPARMRAVRLVRPGHPVEMQEVAVPSVGPHDVLVRVRAAGICHSDVHYRAGRSRVEPLPLTLGHEVAGDVVAVGNGVHTHAVGDRVCLHYLVICGQCPHCVAGREQFCPTGLMLGHFTDGGWAEYIAVPARNAVRLPATVPYEHGAVMMCSSSTSLHALRKARCLPGDTVLVVGAGGLGMSAIQIAQQLGATRVIAADRDPTKLALAQRLGAVPLDVRGLGPDAGAAAVRALTEGRGVDVAVELVGHGDTVQLALKSVAPLGRAVVVGLNDVPVPIDSYRDLIGREAELIGSNDHLLGELEELTEMAARGALVLDDVVTNRVALDADAINAVLDALEQHRAPVRTVIVPDSAG from the coding sequence GTGCCCATCCCCACCGCCATGCCGGCGCGCATGCGGGCCGTGCGACTCGTGCGCCCCGGCCACCCCGTCGAGATGCAGGAGGTGGCCGTCCCGTCGGTTGGCCCGCACGACGTGCTGGTGCGCGTGCGCGCTGCCGGCATCTGCCACTCCGACGTACACTACCGCGCCGGACGCTCGCGGGTGGAGCCGTTGCCGCTCACCCTCGGGCACGAGGTGGCGGGCGACGTCGTGGCGGTGGGAAACGGGGTGCACACACACGCCGTGGGTGACCGGGTGTGTCTGCACTACCTGGTGATCTGCGGGCAATGTCCGCACTGCGTTGCCGGCCGGGAGCAGTTCTGTCCCACGGGGCTCATGCTGGGGCACTTCACCGACGGCGGGTGGGCCGAGTACATCGCCGTGCCGGCACGCAATGCCGTGCGCTTGCCCGCAACGGTGCCCTACGAACATGGCGCGGTGATGATGTGCTCTTCGTCCACCTCGCTGCACGCACTGCGCAAGGCACGATGCCTACCGGGCGACACGGTGCTGGTGGTGGGCGCCGGCGGCCTGGGGATGTCAGCCATCCAGATCGCGCAGCAGCTGGGGGCGACGCGGGTCATTGCCGCCGACCGCGATCCCACCAAGCTGGCGCTGGCGCAGCGTTTGGGGGCGGTGCCACTCGATGTGCGTGGCCTTGGTCCCGACGCAGGCGCCGCTGCTGTGCGCGCCCTCACCGAGGGACGCGGCGTGGATGTGGCGGTGGAGCTGGTGGGCCATGGGGACACCGTGCAGCTCGCCCTCAAGAGCGTGGCCCCGTTGGGACGCGCCGTGGTGGTGGGGCTCAACGATGTGCCCGTGCCCATCGACAGCTACCGCGATCTGATTGGCCGCGAGGCGGAGCTCATCGGCTCCAACGATCACCTGTTGGGTGAACTCGAGGAGCTCACCGAAATGGCCGCCCGCGGCGCGCTTGTACTGGACGACGTGGTCACCAACCGCGTGGCGCTCGACGCCGACGCCATCAACGCCGTGCTCGATGCCCTCGAGCAGCACCGCGCGCCGGTGCGCACGGTGATCGTGCCCGACTCCGCCGGATAG
- a CDS encoding VOC family protein codes for MPNIDAPVVNRPCWFDLSTADLSAAKALYGELFGWSYMDGGPELGHYTMAFNAAGRATAALAPKMPGQEQMPTVWTVYWGTADITDAAARIVAHGGSMMVPPMHIPGNGHMAVAIDPDGAVFGLWQADPFGGAQVEGEHGAMCWSEVNCRDGAANAAFYAAVFDLDVHKMDMPGVVYHTLYPKCGGEAVCGVLQMDERWVGIPPNWMPYFAVADLERANTVWTQHGGTLVTGPIPSPYGRIMVVQDPQGAYLSYMAS; via the coding sequence ATGCCCAACATCGACGCGCCCGTCGTGAACCGCCCTTGCTGGTTCGATCTGTCCACCGCGGACCTCAGCGCTGCCAAGGCGCTGTATGGTGAGCTGTTCGGGTGGAGCTACATGGATGGTGGCCCCGAGCTGGGGCACTACACCATGGCCTTCAACGCCGCCGGCCGCGCGACCGCGGCCCTCGCCCCCAAGATGCCCGGGCAGGAACAGATGCCCACCGTGTGGACCGTGTACTGGGGCACCGCCGATATCACGGACGCGGCGGCGCGGATCGTGGCGCACGGCGGCTCGATGATGGTGCCGCCCATGCACATTCCCGGCAACGGGCACATGGCCGTTGCGATCGATCCCGACGGCGCCGTCTTCGGTCTCTGGCAGGCCGACCCGTTCGGCGGCGCACAAGTGGAGGGCGAACACGGCGCCATGTGCTGGAGCGAAGTGAATTGCCGCGATGGCGCGGCGAACGCGGCGTTTTACGCCGCGGTGTTCGATCTCGACGTGCACAAAATGGACATGCCCGGCGTGGTCTACCACACACTGTATCCCAAGTGCGGCGGCGAGGCGGTGTGCGGCGTACTGCAGATGGATGAACGCTGGGTGGGAATCCCGCCCAACTGGATGCCGTACTTCGCCGTGGCCGATCTCGAGCGCGCCAACACCGTGTGGACCCAGCACGGCGGGACGCTCGTCACCGGACCCATCCCGTCACCCTACGGCCGGATCATGGTGGTGCAGGATCCGCAGGGGGCGTACCTGTCGTACATGGCGTCGTGA
- a CDS encoding DUF952 domain-containing protein, with the protein MTIASDRAVFHICSRTALQHARAAGVYRADSLQHEGFIHLSQAHQVLPTVQAYFAGVPDLVVLVIDPTRLTSPLRYEPPAPLPSHAPKPPSDDLYPHCYGPLDLAAIVDAVEVAHFTGAPVHADTMAVLRRYAFERLPVEGTLFRSSWRSSRDDAQGAPAGTAMIGLYTDSPRSVSLFHRLAHDEVWHAYGGDPFVLHLLYADGRTDTVTMHANAGDDALVQYVVPAGTWQAGELVPGGRYALFGCTMAPGFTGACFEAGRLDDLRERYPAAAATIERLALAHGDTRMPADFAT; encoded by the coding sequence ATGACGATTGCCAGCGACCGTGCCGTCTTCCACATCTGCTCGCGCACCGCGCTGCAGCACGCACGCGCAGCGGGCGTCTATCGCGCGGACAGCCTGCAGCACGAGGGGTTCATCCACCTGTCGCAGGCGCACCAGGTGTTGCCCACGGTGCAGGCCTACTTCGCCGGCGTGCCCGACCTGGTGGTGCTGGTCATCGATCCCACCCGGCTCACGTCACCCCTGCGCTACGAGCCACCGGCACCGCTGCCGTCCCACGCGCCCAAGCCCCCCAGCGACGACCTGTATCCGCACTGTTACGGTCCCCTCGACCTCGCGGCCATCGTGGACGCCGTGGAGGTGGCGCACTTCACCGGCGCGCCGGTGCACGCCGACACGATGGCCGTGCTGCGCCGGTATGCCTTCGAGCGCCTGCCCGTGGAGGGCACCCTCTTCCGCAGCAGTTGGCGATCATCGCGCGACGATGCGCAGGGCGCACCGGCCGGAACGGCCATGATCGGGCTCTATACCGACAGTCCGCGTAGCGTGTCGCTCTTTCACCGGCTCGCCCACGATGAAGTGTGGCACGCCTACGGCGGCGACCCGTTCGTGCTGCATCTGCTGTATGCCGACGGACGCACCGACACGGTGACCATGCACGCCAACGCGGGCGACGATGCGTTGGTGCAGTACGTCGTGCCGGCTGGCACCTGGCAGGCCGGTGAACTGGTGCCGGGTGGCCGCTACGCACTGTTCGGCTGCACCATGGCACCCGGCTTCACCGGCGCCTGCTTCGAGGCGGGGCGTCTGGATGACCTGCGCGAACGCTACCCTGCCGCCGCGGCTACGATCGAGCGCCTGGCGTTGGCCCACGGCGACACCCGCATGCCGGCGGATTTCGCGACGTAG
- a CDS encoding amphi-Trp domain-containing protein, with translation MPARRDRDLERHYSRSQFVAKLRRLADAIESEAPFTIQVAGERLRVPAHAEFTIEHERTDGTEELEFQVRWSPE, from the coding sequence ATGCCCGCTCGCCGTGACCGTGATCTCGAGCGCCACTACTCGCGCTCGCAGTTCGTTGCCAAGCTGCGCCGCCTTGCCGACGCCATCGAGTCGGAAGCGCCGTTCACCATCCAGGTAGCCGGTGAACGGTTGCGTGTTCCCGCGCACGCGGAGTTCACCATCGAACACGAACGTACCGACGGAACCGAGGAGCTGGAGTTCCAGGTGCGCTGGAGCCCGGAGTGA
- a CDS encoding aldolase/citrate lyase family protein, producing the protein MIAHALSAAAAALVALVGSAAVPAMLHAQPTRTAALPLWKQGGSAFGIFVPSERAPNATDAAGNRLPPLYTELGAQALGANPLLDYLFLNLEGQFDMGAVKNMVAGLARHPAGARPTLLVRIPTIEAAGADSTRARVKAILSAGADGVVIPHVRTAAEARLAAGFFKEAGANVWSPANPSGTVVAMLMIEDPGAVAEMEAMAAIPGYSLLSCGIGSLTMAMGGREKAPDAEAACQRVRDVAQKAGMPSMMTANAATLRDRITRGYRGLLLMGATAQTDSLIRVGRETVGRR; encoded by the coding sequence ATGATCGCTCACGCCTTGTCCGCGGCCGCCGCCGCCCTCGTCGCGCTCGTCGGCTCCGCCGCCGTGCCGGCGATGCTGCACGCGCAGCCCACGCGCACCGCCGCCCTGCCGCTCTGGAAGCAGGGCGGCTCGGCCTTCGGCATCTTCGTGCCCAGCGAACGGGCCCCCAACGCCACCGACGCCGCCGGCAACCGGCTGCCGCCGCTCTACACCGAACTGGGGGCGCAGGCCCTCGGCGCGAACCCCCTGCTCGACTACCTGTTCCTCAATCTCGAGGGACAGTTCGACATGGGTGCCGTGAAGAACATGGTGGCCGGCCTGGCCCGGCACCCCGCCGGCGCTCGCCCAACGCTACTGGTGCGCATTCCCACCATCGAGGCGGCCGGGGCCGACAGCACCCGGGCGCGCGTGAAGGCCATTCTGTCGGCCGGCGCCGACGGTGTGGTCATTCCCCATGTGCGCACGGCGGCCGAAGCGCGCCTGGCGGCCGGGTTTTTCAAGGAGGCGGGCGCCAACGTGTGGTCACCGGCCAATCCGTCGGGCACCGTGGTGGCGATGCTCATGATCGAGGATCCCGGCGCCGTCGCGGAGATGGAGGCCATGGCGGCAATTCCCGGCTACAGCCTGCTCTCGTGCGGCATTGGCAGCCTCACCATGGCCATGGGCGGTCGCGAGAAGGCCCCCGACGCCGAGGCGGCCTGTCAGCGGGTGCGCGATGTAGCGCAGAAGGCCGGGATGCCCAGCATGATGACCGCCAATGCCGCCACCCTGCGTGACCGCATCACGCGTGGCTATCGGGGGCTGCTGCTCATGGGGGCTACGGCGCAGACCGACAGCCTCATTCGCGTGGGGCGCGAGACGGTGGGTCGCCGGTAG
- the sseA gene encoding 3-mercaptopyruvate sulfurtransferase, producing the protein MLLLPTPLISTSWLATHLGHPQLRVIDASWYLPAMGRNGRLEYKAAHIPGAIFADLEQLADETAPYPHTMPAPTVLATRLGALGIGDEHAVVVYDGSGQNFSAPRLWWMLRTMGHEQVAVLDGGLDAWQRAGHTVSAEATSFAPAQFTPRFDPSRWRDLAAMRATIAARDEQVVDARSAGRFTGTEAEPRAGVRGGHMPGAHHVHYASLVHPDGTMKPAEELRATFEKAGVNIHAPIAASCGTGITACAVLLGLEVVGAPHTALYDGSWTEWGSQPDTPVETGP; encoded by the coding sequence GTGCTGCTCCTTCCCACGCCGCTCATAAGTACGAGCTGGCTCGCCACGCATCTCGGCCATCCGCAGCTGCGCGTGATCGACGCCAGCTGGTACCTGCCCGCCATGGGACGCAACGGCCGCCTCGAGTACAAGGCGGCGCACATCCCGGGCGCCATCTTCGCCGATCTGGAGCAGCTGGCCGACGAGACGGCCCCCTACCCGCACACCATGCCCGCCCCCACCGTGCTGGCGACCCGCCTGGGCGCCCTGGGCATTGGCGATGAACACGCAGTAGTCGTGTACGATGGTTCGGGGCAGAACTTTAGCGCTCCTCGGCTCTGGTGGATGCTGCGCACCATGGGACACGAGCAGGTGGCAGTGCTCGACGGCGGCCTCGACGCCTGGCAGCGGGCTGGGCACACGGTCTCGGCAGAGGCGACATCGTTCGCCCCCGCACAGTTCACACCCCGCTTCGACCCATCGCGCTGGCGCGACCTCGCCGCCATGCGCGCCACTATTGCCGCACGGGATGAGCAGGTAGTGGATGCCCGCTCGGCTGGCCGGTTCACCGGCACCGAAGCCGAACCGCGCGCCGGCGTACGCGGCGGACACATGCCGGGCGCCCATCACGTGCACTACGCCAGCCTCGTGCACCCGGACGGTACCATGAAGCCCGCCGAGGAGCTGCGCGCCACATTCGAGAAGGCGGGCGTGAATATCCACGCGCCCATCGCCGCCAGCTGTGGCACCGGCATCACCGCCTGCGCCGTGTTGCTGGGACTGGAGGTGGTGGGGGCACCGCACACCGCCCTGTACGACGGCAGCTGGACCGAATGGGGCAGCCAACCTGATACGCCGGTGGAGACCGGACCATGA
- the argG gene encoding argininosuccinate synthase, with protein sequence MANILQRLPVGEKVGIAFSGGLDTSAALHWMREKGAVPYAYTANLGQPDESDYEEIPRKAMAYGAEKARLIECRAQLVAEGLAALQCGAFHISTAGQTYFNTTPLGRAVTGTMLVAAMRDDDVNIWGDGSTFKGNDIERFYRYGLLTNPNLRVYKPWLDQQFIDELGGRTEMAEYLIRSGFEYKMSVEKAYSTDSNILGATHEAKDLEFLNKGMHIVQPIMGVAFWKDEVSIARETVSIRFEEGYPVAINGQEFGSALELFTEANVIGGRHGLGMTDQIENRIIEAKSRGIYEAPGLALLFIAYERLVTGIHNEDTIEQYRINGKKLGRLLYQGRWLDPQSLMLRESAQRWVARAVTGEVTIELRRGNDYSIMDTTSPNLTYKPERLTMEKGQEYFSPLDRIGQLTMRNLDIVDTRDKLAIYTGAGLLQSNAAHGVPQLPAGAD encoded by the coding sequence GTGGCCAACATTCTCCAGCGTCTCCCCGTGGGCGAAAAGGTGGGGATCGCCTTTTCCGGCGGTCTCGATACCAGCGCCGCGCTCCATTGGATGCGCGAAAAGGGCGCCGTGCCCTACGCCTACACCGCCAATCTCGGCCAGCCCGACGAGTCGGATTACGAGGAGATCCCGCGCAAGGCGATGGCCTACGGCGCGGAGAAGGCGCGGCTGATCGAATGCCGCGCGCAGCTGGTGGCCGAAGGGCTGGCGGCGCTGCAGTGCGGTGCGTTTCACATCAGCACGGCCGGACAGACGTACTTCAACACCACGCCGCTCGGCCGCGCCGTGACGGGCACCATGCTCGTGGCCGCCATGCGCGACGACGATGTGAACATCTGGGGCGACGGCAGCACCTTCAAGGGGAACGACATCGAGCGCTTCTACCGCTACGGGCTGCTCACCAATCCCAACCTGCGTGTGTACAAGCCGTGGCTCGACCAGCAGTTCATCGACGAACTGGGTGGCCGTACCGAGATGGCGGAGTACCTCATCCGGAGCGGCTTCGAATACAAGATGTCGGTGGAAAAGGCGTACTCCACCGACTCCAACATTCTGGGCGCGACGCACGAGGCCAAGGACCTCGAGTTCCTGAATAAGGGGATGCACATCGTGCAGCCCATCATGGGCGTGGCCTTCTGGAAGGATGAGGTGTCAATCGCGCGGGAGACCGTGTCGATCCGTTTCGAGGAAGGGTATCCGGTGGCCATCAACGGCCAGGAGTTCGGCAGCGCGCTCGAGCTTTTCACCGAAGCCAACGTGATCGGCGGTCGCCACGGGCTGGGCATGACCGATCAGATCGAGAACCGCATCATCGAGGCGAAGAGCCGCGGCATTTACGAGGCGCCGGGGCTGGCACTGCTGTTCATCGCGTACGAGCGCCTGGTTACGGGTATCCACAACGAAGACACCATCGAGCAGTACCGCATCAATGGCAAGAAGCTGGGGCGCCTGCTGTATCAGGGACGCTGGCTCGACCCGCAGAGCCTCATGCTGCGCGAGAGCGCGCAGCGGTGGGTCGCGCGCGCCGTGACCGGCGAGGTGACCATCGAACTGCGTCGTGGCAACGACTACAGCATCATGGACACCACGAGCCCGAACCTCACGTACAAGCCCGAGCGGCTGACGATGGAGAAGGGGCAGGAGTACTTCTCGCCCCTCGATCGCATCGGGCAGCTGACCATGCGGAACCTCGACATCGTGGATACGCGCGACAAGCTGGCGATCTACACGGGAGCGGGGCTGCTGCAGAGCAATGCGGCGCATGGGGTGCCGCAGCTGCCGGCGGGCGCGGATTGA
- a CDS encoding amidase, whose amino-acid sequence MSLSRRDALARLSALFTVPLAARGAWWSAAEFSAHADDPLRGTMALYQAGRLRGEYSAVEVTTQALARCRTLGAQLRAIDLLAETALAEARASDDRLRQRALRGPLDGVPLFAKSIYDMQGLPTTASSSAWARLFPGAVPRDAIEVERLRTAGAVLLGKTAADDFAYRGNGTASATGQVLNPHDAARRITPGGSSAGSAVAVACGMAFCALGTDDGGSNRIPAQFTGVVGVKPTFGLVPRTGVIPTWPVLDTHGPLARTVADAALMLDALAGHDGGDGLSLRTRWQRGALGALDANALRGARLGVVEVHAPRTQMTAECLAVFDGALADCAQAGGIIEAFVPAVDRTNYREQFAAAATARGDVPPNANAPGATANALQRYFERQGVNATEAMQRGLEAYRAFYDVLPASWRDFAPLTRVPYERDAASVSFLASRETVVAALARSMTERRIDAMIYPTMPFKAPEATQPWPDVRTPLGYGNWLGLPEVSVPAGYGADGLPAGNLSFVGLPGSDARLFALAHAYEQASRRFRMPNVG is encoded by the coding sequence ATGTCTCTGTCGCGTCGTGATGCGCTGGCTCGGCTCAGCGCCCTGTTCACCGTCCCCCTCGCCGCGCGCGGCGCGTGGTGGTCTGCTGCCGAGTTCAGCGCGCACGCCGATGATCCGCTGCGCGGCACCATGGCCCTGTACCAGGCGGGAAGGCTGCGCGGTGAGTACTCCGCCGTGGAGGTCACCACCCAGGCGCTGGCGCGCTGCCGCACGCTTGGCGCACAGCTGCGCGCCATCGATCTGCTCGCCGAGACGGCGCTGGCCGAGGCGCGCGCCTCCGACGACCGCTTGCGGCAGCGTGCGCTGCGTGGCCCGCTCGATGGGGTGCCGCTGTTTGCCAAGTCGATTTACGACATGCAGGGACTGCCCACGACCGCATCGAGCAGCGCGTGGGCGCGGCTCTTTCCCGGCGCGGTGCCGCGTGACGCCATCGAAGTGGAGCGGCTGCGTACGGCCGGCGCCGTGCTGTTGGGCAAGACGGCCGCCGACGACTTCGCGTATCGCGGTAACGGCACCGCCAGCGCCACCGGCCAGGTGCTCAACCCGCACGATGCGGCCAGGCGCATCACCCCCGGCGGGTCGAGTGCCGGGTCGGCGGTGGCCGTGGCCTGCGGCATGGCGTTCTGCGCCCTGGGCACCGACGATGGCGGATCCAATCGCATTCCGGCGCAGTTCACCGGGGTAGTGGGGGTGAAGCCCACCTTCGGGCTGGTGCCGCGGACGGGCGTCATTCCCACCTGGCCGGTGCTCGACACGCACGGACCGCTGGCCCGTACGGTCGCCGATGCCGCGCTGATGCTCGATGCGCTCGCCGGACACGACGGGGGCGACGGCCTGTCGTTACGGACGCGCTGGCAGCGCGGCGCCCTGGGCGCACTCGATGCGAACGCGCTGCGGGGCGCGCGCCTGGGCGTAGTGGAGGTGCATGCGCCGCGGACGCAGATGACGGCCGAGTGTCTTGCGGTGTTCGACGGCGCCCTGGCCGACTGCGCACAGGCCGGCGGCATCATCGAGGCGTTCGTGCCGGCGGTGGATCGTACCAACTATCGTGAGCAGTTCGCGGCGGCGGCCACCGCTCGGGGCGATGTGCCCCCCAACGCCAATGCGCCGGGCGCCACCGCCAATGCCCTGCAGCGCTACTTCGAGCGGCAAGGGGTGAACGCCACCGAGGCCATGCAGCGCGGGCTCGAAGCGTATCGCGCCTTTTACGATGTGCTGCCCGCCAGCTGGCGCGACTTCGCGCCGCTCACGCGCGTGCCCTACGAGCGTGATGCGGCCTCGGTGAGCTTCCTCGCGTCACGCGAGACCGTGGTGGCGGCGCTGGCCCGCAGCATGACCGAGCGGCGCATCGACGCCATGATCTATCCCACGATGCCCTTCAAGGCGCCCGAGGCCACGCAGCCCTGGCCCGACGTGCGAACGCCATTGGGCTACGGCAACTGGCTTGGCTTGCCGGAAGTGTCGGTGCCGGCCGGATACGGCGCCGACGGGCTACCGGCGGGGAACCTGAGCTTCGTGGGACTCCCCGGCAGCGACGCCAGACTGTTTGCCCTGGCCCACGCCTACGAGCAGGCGAGTCGGCGCTTCCGCATGCCGAACGTGGGCTGA
- a CDS encoding NAD(P)H-binding protein gives MSRRVLLLGATGTIGRATARALVRHGHEVVSVVRPKPGAAPDIPGTTVRTGEVTSPASLAREVFRGEPFDAVVSCLASRTGGPTDAWAIDHQAHRHVLEAARAAGVTHFVLLSAICVQKPRLAFQHAKLAFEAALMASGLTWSIVRPTAFFKSISGQVKRVQQGKPFLLFGDGTLTACKPISDDDVADYLAGCLTDPSRANRILPIGGPGDAITLREQGELLFRVAGKPPRFTSVPVKLFDVIAGVLGALGTVIPPLRDKAEFARIGRYYATESMLLWDPVAQRYDANATPSYGRDTLEGHYARLLRGEVADDRGEHAVF, from the coding sequence ATGTCCCGTCGAGTTCTCCTGTTGGGTGCCACCGGTACGATCGGTCGGGCCACGGCGCGGGCGCTGGTGCGCCACGGTCACGAGGTGGTGAGCGTCGTGCGGCCGAAGCCGGGCGCGGCCCCGGACATTCCGGGTACCACGGTACGCACCGGGGAGGTGACCAGCCCCGCCAGCCTGGCGCGCGAGGTCTTTCGCGGGGAACCGTTCGATGCCGTGGTGAGCTGTCTTGCCTCGCGTACGGGCGGCCCCACCGACGCCTGGGCCATCGACCACCAGGCGCATCGGCACGTGCTCGAGGCGGCGCGCGCGGCGGGGGTCACGCACTTCGTGCTGCTGTCGGCCATTTGTGTCCAGAAGCCACGGCTCGCGTTTCAGCACGCCAAGCTGGCTTTCGAAGCGGCGCTCATGGCCTCGGGGCTCACCTGGTCGATCGTGCGCCCCACCGCCTTCTTCAAGAGCATTTCGGGGCAGGTGAAGCGGGTGCAGCAGGGCAAGCCGTTCCTGCTCTTCGGCGACGGCACGCTCACCGCCTGCAAGCCCATCAGCGACGATGACGTGGCCGACTATCTCGCCGGCTGTCTCACCGACCCGTCACGGGCCAATCGGATCCTCCCCATCGGTGGCCCTGGAGACGCCATCACCCTGCGCGAGCAGGGCGAATTGCTCTTTCGGGTGGCCGGCAAGCCGCCGCGCTTCACCAGCGTGCCGGTGAAGCTCTTCGATGTGATTGCCGGTGTGCTTGGCGCTCTGGGCACGGTCATTCCGCCGTTGCGCGACAAGGCGGAGTTCGCGCGCATCGGGCGCTACTACGCCACGGAGTCCATGCTGCTCTGGGACCCGGTGGCGCAGCGCTACGACGCCAACGCCACCCCCTCCTACGGACGCGATACGCTCGAGGGGCACTACGCGCGCCTGCTACGCGGCGAAGTGGCCGACGACCGCGGCGAGCACGCGGTGTTCTGA
- a CDS encoding peptidylprolyl isomerase has protein sequence MHRHLPPSLAARLVPAPLLLLLGACGGDAPRPADNAVAATAAGAAAVPRIPPPSLEPERSPDSYRVRFETSKGAFVVQVKRSLAPRGADRFHELVRIGYFTGVRFFRLVPNFVVQFGIHGDPAVNTLWDTAAIPDDPIRSSNADGTIAFAASGANTRATQLFINTGNNARKLDGQRLFSPFGSVVDGMAVVRALNAEYGEEPNPSRIVRQGNRYLQQWFPALDSIVTAVIEPSVPTGDPPSRAPRE, from the coding sequence ATGCACCGCCATTTGCCCCCTTCGCTGGCTGCGCGGCTCGTGCCTGCGCCCCTGTTGCTGCTGCTGGGCGCCTGCGGCGGTGACGCGCCGCGCCCCGCCGACAACGCAGTGGCGGCGACCGCTGCCGGCGCCGCGGCGGTGCCGCGCATTCCCCCACCGTCGCTCGAGCCGGAGCGCAGCCCCGACAGCTACCGCGTGCGCTTCGAAACGAGCAAGGGGGCATTCGTGGTGCAGGTGAAACGCTCACTCGCGCCGCGCGGCGCCGATCGCTTTCACGAGCTGGTGCGCATTGGCTACTTCACCGGCGTGCGCTTCTTTCGCCTGGTGCCCAACTTCGTGGTGCAGTTCGGCATTCACGGCGACCCGGCCGTGAACACCCTGTGGGACACGGCAGCCATTCCCGACGATCCCATCCGCTCCAGCAACGCCGACGGCACCATCGCCTTTGCCGCGAGCGGCGCCAATACGCGCGCCACCCAGCTGTTCATCAACACCGGCAACAACGCACGCAAGCTCGATGGGCAGCGCTTGTTCTCACCCTTCGGCTCGGTCGTGGACGGCATGGCGGTGGTGCGCGCGCTCAACGCCGAGTACGGCGAGGAACCCAACCCCTCACGCATCGTGCGCCAGGGGAACCGCTACCTGCAGCAGTGGTTTCCGGCGCTCGACTCCATCGTCACGGCGGTCATCGAGCCGTCGGTGCCTACCGGCGACCCACCGTCTCGCGCCCCACGCGAATGA